tttcataaataatatgattaagaaattaaaacataataattaacaaattaatttttcaaaaataataaatgatattaaaatgaatatattattatatatttatttcgaaTCATATGAATAATAGTTTATACCCATGCAATACACTGACTTATAAAGTCAATCTCAGTGTTCAATTTTAAAATGTTGTTATCATTATTTCGGCTTGATGATTTTGTTCTCGTTAGAGTAATAAGTATATTAATCTTGTTCGATTGAATCTTAACTCGATTGACATCGATATTTATACCAccttaatatattaaaagaaatccttctttaataatatattataatattttttcttATTCATATATTTGAAGAAGAACTACAACTAGCAATGCGTATTATAGAAATAGAAAATTAGAGGTTTTAATAGTGAAATTATGAAAGAAATTTGATCTATTTTGTTAGCTATTGATTATTAATTGATAAACATCTAattaatttttagaaaaatatgttAAACAACAAGGCATTAGCTATACCAAACAAATATAGAAACAATGTAATATGTGTCCtagtatttaaaaaataaatgtatatttcaatttataaaatttattttgctTAAAAGAAGcaacaattatatttaaaataaaaataaaaatgggatgCACCACTTGTAACAAACATACTGCACGTACCAGATAATTATATATGATTTGCATTAGATAATTCGttattatttaaattcataatggttagatttgaaagaaaaaaaaaagtatcagATAATAATATTAAGGTCACCACCCTAGGACTACGAGGATGAAGAATCCTCGACTTCCTAAGAGTGACAAGTGATATAAATCTACTACTAGAAATCTACTCTAAAAAATTCACGTTGAACCCTTTTAGTGTATCAATTGATGTTGTTCTTTGAAGCCTAATCTGCTCTCTGAACTTGGCTATAAACTCACCAGCCTTCCTATCAACCTCATAAGTATCACTTCCTGCTACACTCGTAGTTCCAGACATGGTTGCTTCATCTGACCTTTCTCGAAAATCTTCATCCCCTCTCTCCGACTCGGAATTCTCTGCAAACTCTTGGTTCCGGTTACTGGAATATGTTGGGTGTGGCATGTAAGCATTACCTCCAAGATTCTGCCTGTTGAACACAACCGAGGGATTACAATGTCCTACTTTAGGGTCACTTCCACCTTTGTAACCCTCAGacttttcaatttcatcacatccTTTTGTATGATTTCCCTGCTTCTCTCCGGCATCCCCAGACCCAATTATGGTAATGCCACTACCTCTAAAAGTTCGAACAGACTTCCCTCTTGAGGAAGCCTTGGAGGGAGCTATAGGCTTTGCATCAAATTTCAAGGGATAACTTGAGATCCTTTCTTTGTTGGttgatgaatcatcatccttTTTGCTGTCACGGAATTCCTCCAATTCATCCTCAAAGCATTTCCTTGAGCGGGTCCCCAATAAGGAGCCATCACTATACTGCCGAGAATGCGATGCAATTAGTGGCTTCCGTCTTTTTAATGGTGAAGGCAGAGGAAAAGACTGGCTGGGACTGCTTTCCTTCAGGGATTCAATCATTTTGGATTTTGGCGGTTCTGAAGAACTGGGATGCGAGGGAGACGAGCTACTCGGTGAATGTGATTGGGAAGCGAGTTGGGAGTGTAAAGACCGTGATTTGAGtgattgaaattgagattcgtCAACTGAGAGAGGCCTGAAATGAGAAGGGCGTGTGACACCACCACCGTCAAATCGTTGTCTCATCCTTCCTGAACTCCAACGCCAAGGCATCGGAGAACCCAAAGCACCACTCTTGTTCAACTTCCCCTCCAAATTTTCGCAAGTCAAATCAGTAAAGCTCCCATTTTCACTCTTATCAGAACCATCCGATGAATCCATCGCACTCGGACCCGAAGAATCACTCGATCCATTGCCAAATTCAGGACTCATATCCCTGGATTTTAAACTCCTAACAGGCAACCCCAAAGGTTTATCATCTCTAAACGAAATCAATTCACCATACTTTTCGACACCACAATGTGGTTGAGCCAGCACAACCGTGGGTTCCCCTTGGACATACTTTGAACTCCAAGCTTGAACAACATTTTCCTCGTAAGGGTTGTCAAAGCTACCATTTTTAACATTAAAACATCCAGCTTTACCCTATCCACTACAGTACATGGAATGATCAAAACCATCTTCCAATATAGACGAAACATGGAACATTCCAGAAGCATGCGAGTGAGAATCATCAAGATTACCATTATCAATATATCTACGACCGAACAAGCCATAAGAAACAGCAATGCCAATGAACATAAGATGAAGAAGCTCCCAAAACTTGTTGAGTACTGTTTGGTTTATGAAATCTGGAGGTTGGGAAGGGAACAATGGGATTGCAATGAGTAAGAAAGCAAAAAACAGCAACTTACCAAGAAAGAGCGCGTAGTTATTACTATAATTGTTTCTTTGTATGCTGTTGGCCCTTGTGAAGGGAGGATCTGAATCCGCCATTAATAAAGTACAGAAGCTTCTCTGCTTCAGCTTGTTTGTTgggtttctcttcttcttttggtAAGTGAAGTGAAAATGGGGGGTGGGGAAAAATGTATCAGACTATACTTTGATTGAGGGAAGAAAGGAAGACTTTGAAATCAAGGAAAATAATGGTCCGGTTGCAAAGAGAgtaaagttaatttttttatttttttagaaaaacaaAAGCAAGGAAAATAATGGTCCGGTTGCAAAAAGagtaaagctttttttttttttttagaaaaacagCTGGCCTGCATTTATTTCTAAACACAAACAAGAAATAAAAAGTAATAACTATCGTAATAAATGTCATGGCCGTTGAGTTAATTGACCAAATTGGCCTACGTTGCATCGTCGCTCCGTGAGGGAAAAAGAGGTGGTCCTTCGGGGTCAAAGAGTTGGACGACGTCGTTTGGACGGAAATAAAAAGAAACCTAACTAAATTGGGATGAACCCGTCGAAGCTCTTAAAATTGCACTCGAGTGCTCTGCTCCCGTGACCCCGGACGACCAATGCAAAGATTTGACAAAAAACCAAAAACAGATTTCCTTTTATATAATCACAGAAATACAaactttttttctattttggattTTGGCTTTGCAGACGGTGAATTGGATAGTTGTTCATAGGGCGTTGATGGCTATAAAAAATGTTGAAACTACAATTACTAACTAGCCTCTCCTTCTGTTGACTAATCATTACCTGATAGTTTTTTTCTAGAATGACCAAATCGAATATGCTCCGTACTTGTGGATTTGACATTGCAAATGACTAACAAGGTATTGTTGATACGTTATTTTCAAGATACCTGTATAGAGAGGATTTCCCAACCGGAGATCGTCCCACATGTGATCCATGAGAAGCAGACAGAAAGAACTAGTTATTGCTTTCATCATTGTAATGCTTCTTTTTCTAGAGACTATTCAAGAGATTTGATGTTGATGCCATCTTTTTCTAGAAACTATCCAAGACATTAGATGAAATTAACAAATCATTTGATGATTTCAATTTAGGTTGAATTTAAATTGGATAGCAGTCACGGTAACATTAAATATTATagcttaaaataaaaaataaattaaactcaCCACACCTCACCACATCCAATCACCCATTAATCCATTTAAATTTTTCCTTCAGCCTATGCTATCCTTTGTTGGTAAACGCTTTGACAGATCTCTGTAAAACAACAGGCATCTGATCAGACTTAACTCCGTCCTAACCACGATAATTGATATTTTGATTGTTATATACTCCCAAAGCAACTGGAACTATGGTCTAGAAGCAGAGGCATTGAAGGGTCGATGAGTAACAGGCAATGGCAATGCAGCCCAAGAACTGGCGGGTACCGGCCTTTGATGCTTTGAGTTAGGGGCAAAGGAAGTAGGCAAGGATAAGGACGAAGAAGAAGCAACAGCCACACGTTCACAAGAAGGGCACATGGTGAGGGTTGTGGGAGGGTTGATGTGGGTGTAGAGCTGTGGGGAGAGTTTTAATGCTCGAAGCTCTTGCACTTCCTTCTGAAGCCTTCTGTTTTCCTCTGTTAGATTGTCGCAACATCTTTTTAGATACTCACAGTCAACTTCCGTCTGCTTCAACTTTGTCCTGAACGTTTGCACCAATGAAGAAAAACAATGCTGAGCTTTCATTTCCCTTCAGAATACCCTCAACAATTAATTGAAGAAATAAAACATAACAAACTTACCTTGCTCTTCTGTTCTGGAACCAAACCTCCACTTGCCTAGGCCTCAGATTCAATTGCATTGCCAGTGCCAACTTTTGCTTCTGTATCATAAAACACAACTCCAACATTTCATTTCAAATATCAAATTGTTAAACTACCTGACGTTTTAAAGACTAATCGTTAACTAACCGGATTAAGGGTGCTATGTTCCTTGAAGGTTTCTTCAAGCACCAACGATTGTTCCTTTGAAAGCCTAAGCTTCTTCCTCGAGGCATCGTCACCAGCACCCACGCCATCTTCATCGTCACTGGTACGAGAGCAAGACGGTCTCTCAGCCTCGGTTTCATCGCACACGGGGTCTCTCCCGTTTCTCTTTCCACCTATGCTTGAAACGGTGCTGTTAGGCGAGGAGACCCCATCTTCTTCCTCGCATTCAGTCAAGGCCGGTGCCTGGTTCACATCAATTCCACCAGCAACTGATCTTGTTTCCAACTGTCCATCTGCATGCATACGGTCAATCACAAAACTCATTTCGTTGTGTTGGTCAAATCACACTGATGAATGTAAGAGATATGCAATGCAATCCAAAGATGGAAAGAGACGATAAAACATCAGATCTCAACATATTAAGGAATAGAAACAGGAATGAAACAAGACAACCCCGTAAACTGGTGCAAGAAAAGGGGACAACAACATACCAGAAGACTGAAACAGTTCACTCCAAATGTTCCTCTGCTGAAGGTTTTGCATGCAAGGTAAAGCTAAAGGCATGAGATTTAGCTTCAACGAGGGCTGATTCTGAGCACATCCCAAGCTCAAACTTAACCCCAAACTGTCATCTTTATCATCCATCTCTCCTTTTTTTGTCTTAAGAACTTCCACTTTCCCCAGAGCAGAACCAATCGAAGTTCATTGTTTTTTCCTCTTCCTTTCTGGGTTTACTCCCTTGTGTGTTTGGTTTCTGAGAAAAAGCAAAACGTAAGAAAAGAAAGGGTAGAAAATGGCTTGAGCTTTAACAGCCTTTTTGCTTTTGGTACAGTGGGACAGGGAAAGGATGGGACTTATATATAGAGATAAAACAGAGCCAGAGAAAGAGACAGATGGGGTATAGATTCAAATCATAACTTATGTCAGTGACCCTATTGGCTCAACCATGATTAGATAACCTTTTTCTCTGAGCTTGCAATTGCATGAATTAACTTAACGCAAGTTTAACACCTTTTTCTTTCTTCAAAAAACAATTTCCAAAACCACTCACTTTTAAGTCGATATACATTAGTTTTTTTGTCTAACTTTTAAATAATGAAAACTTATTATGTTTTTATACTAAATtcctaaatattaaatattaatatttacaaatataatttatCAAAATGATATAATTTTCGATGccactaaaaataaaattattacacaATGCTTGAAAGATTAAAACTAACTTGGACGCAATATTTGAGACAGATGGAGATAGAAAGTGATAACACATTGTTAATCGATACTCTGCGAAATGGTCTAGCAGCAGTTAA
This is a stretch of genomic DNA from Gossypium arboreum isolate Shixiya-1 chromosome 11, ASM2569848v2, whole genome shotgun sequence. It encodes these proteins:
- the LOC108459583 gene encoding homeobox-leucine zipper protein HAT3-like encodes the protein MDDKDDSLGLSLSLGCAQNQPSLKLNLMPLALPCMQNLQQRNIWSELFQSSDGQLETRSVAGGIDVNQAPALTECEEEDGVSSPNSTVSSIGGKRNGRDPVCDETEAERPSCSRTSDDEDGVGAGDDASRKKLRLSKEQSLVLEETFKEHSTLNPKQKLALAMQLNLRPRQVEVWFQNRRARTKLKQTEVDCEYLKRCCDNLTEENRRLQKEVQELRALKLSPQLYTHINPPTTLTMCPSCERVAVASSSSLSLPTSFAPNSKHQRPVPASSWAALPLPVTHRPFNASASRP
- the LOC108459546 gene encoding uncharacterized protein LOC108459546, with protein sequence MSPEFGNGSSDSSGPSAMDSSDGSDKSENGSFTDLTCENLEGKLNKSGALGSPMPWRWSSGRMRQRFDGGGVTRPSHFRPLSVDESQFQSLKSRSLHSQLASQSHSPSSSSPSHPSSSEPPKSKMIESLKESSPSQSFPLPSPLKRRKPLIASHSRQYSDGSLLGTRSRKCFEDELEEFRDSKKDDDSSTNKERISSYPLKFDAKPIAPSKASSRGKSVRTFRGSGITIIGSGDAGEKQGNHTKGCDEIEKSEGYKGGSDPKVGHCNPSVVFNRQNLGGNAYMPHPTYSSNRNQEFAENSESERGDEDFRERSDEATMSGTTSVAGSDTYEVDRKAGEFIAKFREQIRLQRTTSIDTLKGFNVNFLE